The following are encoded together in the Novosphingobium resinovorum genome:
- a CDS encoding DUF4158 domain-containing protein: MESWRERYLGIEAIPDALTEAEIEFFFRLDAAGRRLVASRRRPMTRLGLVLHIGFLRMSGRHLPALERVPSSVLAYAAAQVGGTAPQLATLRAIYRRRPTLFAHQRLAESATGFRAAGEAQLRMLTAYLRRQAETEFVREQLVLAARRWLYDRSFLIPGDRSLEQIAARAQDHVLGELKTAVEACAGKDTAAGWAARLSGNGPNAGEALLDWLRVPAKGFGTRALRDMQNRIAELRNLGAERIVLPAVPIERMRQHAVRIARRKAATLPRLGEPRRTVEIGCWLRLQLLEATDAVLMQTSRRIGQLWSQARRAVEDRALEQLRQYRTGVGEIIGALDDPALSDREFRQKVSVAVQPLRAAPASQGKVQAIRTQMAATTGPLRLLLKQVSMLDLQIPADHPLKLALTTLEEAYDEREPGLMSWEAVPFPQAQTGVLQAARTPAERLAAYEVATAMLLKRSLRNGSISAPHSVHHRSVAAS; the protein is encoded by the coding sequence ATGGAGAGCTGGCGGGAGCGATATCTCGGGATCGAGGCGATCCCCGACGCGCTGACCGAGGCGGAGATCGAATTCTTCTTCCGCCTGGATGCAGCCGGCCGCCGTCTCGTCGCGAGCCGCCGCCGGCCCATGACGCGCCTCGGACTGGTCCTGCACATCGGCTTTCTCCGGATGAGCGGCCGGCACCTGCCCGCTCTCGAACGGGTGCCGTCATCGGTCCTGGCCTATGCCGCTGCCCAGGTTGGCGGAACGGCCCCGCAGCTGGCGACGCTGCGCGCCATCTACCGCCGGCGCCCGACCTTGTTCGCGCATCAGCGCCTTGCCGAGTCGGCGACCGGCTTCCGCGCCGCCGGCGAGGCGCAGCTGAGAATGCTGACGGCCTATCTCCGCCGGCAGGCCGAGACCGAGTTCGTTCGCGAGCAACTGGTCCTGGCGGCGCGCCGCTGGCTCTACGACCGCTCGTTCCTGATCCCCGGGGATCGCAGTCTCGAGCAGATAGCCGCCCGGGCGCAGGATCATGTCCTCGGCGAGCTGAAGACAGCGGTCGAGGCTTGCGCCGGCAAAGATACAGCCGCAGGATGGGCAGCTAGGCTGAGCGGCAACGGTCCGAACGCCGGTGAGGCCCTGCTCGACTGGCTGCGCGTGCCGGCGAAGGGCTTCGGCACACGCGCGTTGCGTGACATGCAGAACCGGATCGCCGAGCTTCGCAACCTGGGCGCCGAGCGCATCGTCCTGCCCGCAGTGCCGATCGAACGCATGCGCCAACACGCGGTGCGTATCGCCCGTCGCAAGGCAGCGACGCTGCCGCGGCTTGGCGAGCCGCGGCGCACGGTCGAGATCGGCTGCTGGCTGCGGCTCCAATTGCTCGAGGCGACCGACGCGGTCCTGATGCAGACGAGCCGGCGGATCGGCCAGCTGTGGAGTCAGGCTCGCCGCGCTGTCGAGGACCGGGCGCTCGAGCAACTCAGGCAATACCGCACCGGTGTCGGCGAGATCATCGGCGCGCTCGACGATCCCGCTCTGTCCGATCGCGAGTTCCGGCAGAAAGTCTCGGTCGCGGTGCAGCCGCTTCGCGCGGCGCCTGCGAGCCAAGGCAAGGTCCAGGCGATCCGCACCCAGATGGCCGCGACAACCGGACCGTTGCGCCTGCTGCTCAAGCAGGTCAGCATGCTCGACCTTCAGATCCCGGCCGATCACCCGCTCAAGCTCGCGCTAACAACGCTGGAGGAAGCCTACGACGAGCGTGAGCCAGGGTTGATGTCCTGGGAGGCTGTCCCGTTCCCGCAGGCACAAACCGGGGTCTTGCAGGCGGCGAGGACGCCGGCGGAGCGCCTTGCGGCCTACGAGGTCGCCACCGCCATGCTGCTGAAGCGCTCGCTCCGCAATGGCTCGATCAGCGCGCCGCACAGCGTTCACCACCGCAGCGTCGCCGCCAGCTGA
- a CDS encoding helix-turn-helix domain-containing protein — translation MSRASKAASSLPPQSQRAIAQLGKGISIARRRRKLPQRLMAERMLVSVQTLQRLEAGDPTVGLAVLASALHVLGMTQRLGELVAPDTDRAGISEDLARLPKTTHAVSSDDLDF, via the coding sequence ATGTCCCGCGCTTCCAAAGCCGCCAGCAGTCTCCCGCCCCAAAGCCAGCGCGCCATCGCGCAGCTGGGCAAGGGCATTTCAATTGCTCGCCGTCGTCGCAAGCTACCGCAGCGACTGATGGCCGAGCGTATGCTGGTATCAGTGCAGACACTTCAGCGTCTCGAAGCTGGCGATCCGACGGTGGGCCTGGCCGTACTCGCCAGTGCCCTTCATGTGCTCGGAATGACCCAGCGCCTCGGCGAACTGGTCGCACCTGATACGGACCGAGCGGGGATCAGCGAAGACCTCGCGCGGCTGCCCAAGACGACCCACGCCGTCAGCAGCGACGATCTGGATTTCTGA
- a CDS encoding DEAD/DEAH box helicase: protein MRIRLSDHFDSSTLKRAQDYVDRGLVMKVETERGGAVVSRISNGRGQAYNQHIALHGDAVFGACSCPMGHNCKHVAAALIYLAAAQHKNAVSLAAPVEAWLARVRQNATTAAPIPDRPEEYPNNINDRLLYVLEPTGAQLRVDIYKGRMAAAGDTLNKSMRRYDVLTAIRSNAVPAFIRPVDLELIPALAQARIWDARYGYGYGFGPGLPDFLLPKGEQAISLIRRLCDTGRLLHEASPEACLTWSEDRPAVRLAWRLVLDGTQQLGFVDPSGAPLQLRGFEGATFWIDINEGRIGALAQPVKLEALRLIEAAPLVSAEHAEVIGAALPDRMADLVLPRPHTVRQMTRAPKTRHARLVLGAETARENSRRWGATLQLPTITLTFVYEGQEVSAYDPDPRIMHDGEVVTLLRDHEWEEACLTRLMEAGAIPVEELETHWSGERMMDCDLVFADGELSTSLMDVSRLDDAIDFAFEVVPALRREGWDIVEGRKWPYRLAGETASLSISTLNAPGAAFQGNDWFSFGFQAEIGGKAIDVAPLIAAFLEQSREWDHVPDVDVLAQHLASQPVYLDRGKQGYVAVDLSPIAPLLHMFLSHQVELGAMHPTDAGLVKLAEEALAGSDVRFSDIVGILPLARSLHALTEVEAYSSPAGLRAQLRDYQAYGAAWMAALLQAGFGGVLADDMGLGKTVQALALLQARREAEAPGPVLLIVPTSLVHTWRSQAEQFTPGLRLVVLHGNDRAAYRAAALEADLVVTTYPLLARDREWLAAHDWPLVILDEAQTLKNPASQMAKTLREIPAKGRLALTGTPLENSLQDLWTLMDWVNPGLIGDRKQFQTLFRTPIEKHGDASAQARLNRRLRPFLLRRTKEQVAAELPSKTEILERVELPKPQQALYETVRSVMDARVREAIRTKGLAASRITVLGALLKLRQVCCDPALVKTEAAQSVTDSAKRARLRELVSELVAEGRRVLIFSQFVEMLHLIERDLTEAGIAYLSLTGKTRNRASVLDAFANGGAPVFLLSLKAGGVGLTLTEADTVILYDPWWNPAVERQAMDRTHRIGQTKPVFVHRLVAAGTVEERILDMQQRKQALADALFEAESDTAHTVLDETTLEDLFAPLGA, encoded by the coding sequence ATGCGTATCCGGTTGAGCGATCATTTCGATTCATCGACACTGAAGCGCGCCCAGGATTATGTTGATCGCGGGCTGGTCATGAAGGTCGAGACCGAACGAGGCGGCGCTGTTGTAAGCCGCATCTCGAACGGGCGCGGCCAGGCCTACAATCAGCACATCGCCTTGCATGGCGATGCCGTCTTCGGTGCCTGCTCTTGCCCGATGGGCCATAATTGCAAACATGTCGCCGCAGCATTGATTTACCTGGCTGCAGCGCAGCACAAAAATGCCGTCAGTCTGGCCGCACCAGTTGAAGCCTGGCTCGCACGTGTCAGGCAAAATGCCACCACGGCCGCACCAATACCTGACCGGCCCGAAGAATATCCGAACAATATCAATGACCGGCTGCTTTATGTTCTCGAGCCCACCGGCGCGCAGCTTCGGGTAGATATCTACAAAGGGCGGATGGCAGCGGCAGGCGATACGCTGAACAAGAGCATGCGCCGTTATGATGTCCTCACTGCCATCCGCAGCAATGCTGTTCCCGCTTTCATCCGTCCGGTTGATCTGGAACTGATCCCTGCGCTGGCGCAGGCGAGAATCTGGGACGCACGCTATGGCTACGGCTATGGCTTTGGACCGGGTCTGCCGGACTTTCTGCTCCCCAAGGGCGAACAGGCAATCAGCCTGATCCGGCGGCTTTGCGACACGGGCAGGCTGCTCCATGAAGCTTCTCCCGAAGCGTGCCTCACCTGGTCTGAAGACCGGCCCGCCGTCAGGCTGGCTTGGCGTCTCGTACTGGATGGCACCCAACAGCTCGGTTTTGTGGACCCGTCGGGCGCACCCCTGCAATTGCGAGGGTTCGAAGGGGCTACATTCTGGATTGATATCAACGAAGGCCGCATCGGTGCGCTAGCGCAGCCAGTGAAGCTGGAGGCCTTACGTCTAATCGAAGCAGCGCCTCTTGTTTCAGCCGAACACGCAGAGGTAATTGGCGCTGCATTGCCTGATCGTATGGCCGACCTTGTCTTGCCGCGCCCGCACACCGTCCGCCAGATGACGCGCGCTCCCAAGACACGCCATGCCCGCCTGGTTCTGGGCGCGGAAACTGCGCGGGAAAACTCGCGCCGCTGGGGCGCTACGCTGCAGCTGCCAACGATCACCCTGACGTTCGTGTACGAGGGTCAGGAGGTTTCCGCTTATGACCCCGATCCCCGTATCATGCATGATGGAGAGGTGGTCACCCTGCTGCGCGACCATGAGTGGGAGGAAGCCTGCCTGACGCGGCTCATGGAAGCCGGTGCGATCCCGGTCGAAGAGCTCGAGACGCATTGGTCCGGCGAACGCATGATGGACTGTGACCTCGTCTTTGCCGATGGCGAGCTGAGCACTTCCCTCATGGATGTTTCCCGGCTCGATGATGCGATCGATTTCGCATTCGAGGTGGTCCCGGCATTGCGCCGCGAGGGATGGGACATAGTCGAGGGTCGCAAATGGCCTTACCGTCTTGCTGGAGAAACTGCCTCGCTGTCGATCTCGACGCTGAATGCCCCGGGCGCAGCATTTCAGGGAAATGACTGGTTTTCGTTTGGCTTTCAGGCCGAGATTGGGGGCAAGGCCATCGATGTCGCGCCCTTGATTGCCGCATTCCTGGAACAGTCCCGAGAGTGGGATCACGTGCCGGACGTGGATGTGCTGGCACAGCACCTCGCGAGCCAGCCCGTCTACCTTGATCGTGGCAAGCAAGGGTATGTCGCGGTGGACCTCAGCCCAATTGCACCATTGCTCCACATGTTCCTTTCGCATCAGGTGGAACTGGGCGCGATGCACCCTACGGATGCCGGGCTGGTCAAACTGGCTGAAGAAGCCCTTGCAGGTAGCGATGTGCGCTTTTCCGACATCGTCGGAATCCTGCCACTGGCGCGAAGCCTCCACGCTCTCACCGAGGTCGAGGCTTATTCATCACCGGCCGGGCTGAGGGCGCAACTGCGCGATTATCAGGCCTATGGCGCTGCCTGGATGGCAGCGCTGCTTCAGGCTGGCTTCGGCGGCGTGCTCGCCGATGACATGGGGCTAGGCAAGACGGTTCAGGCACTTGCACTCCTGCAGGCGAGGCGAGAGGCTGAAGCACCAGGCCCGGTGCTGCTGATCGTACCCACCAGCCTCGTGCACACTTGGCGCAGTCAGGCCGAACAATTCACGCCCGGCCTGCGTCTCGTGGTCTTGCACGGCAACGATCGTGCCGCTTACCGCGCAGCTGCATTGGAAGCTGATCTCGTCGTCACAACCTACCCCCTTCTTGCCCGCGATCGTGAATGGCTGGCCGCCCATGATTGGCCTCTGGTCATTCTGGATGAGGCCCAGACCCTCAAGAATCCAGCCTCGCAGATGGCCAAGACCTTGCGCGAAATCCCGGCCAAGGGGCGCCTTGCGCTGACCGGCACGCCTCTCGAAAACTCGCTTCAGGATCTTTGGACACTCATGGATTGGGTCAACCCGGGGCTCATCGGGGATCGCAAGCAGTTTCAGACGCTTTTCCGCACACCCATTGAAAAACATGGCGACGCCAGCGCGCAAGCCCGCCTCAACCGGCGCTTGCGCCCGTTCCTGCTGCGCCGGACGAAGGAACAGGTCGCAGCAGAACTGCCCTCCAAAACCGAGATACTCGAGCGGGTCGAACTGCCCAAGCCGCAGCAGGCACTCTATGAAACTGTGCGTAGTGTCATGGATGCCCGCGTGCGCGAGGCCATCAGAACGAAGGGGTTGGCAGCTTCCCGCATCACCGTGCTCGGCGCTCTCCTGAAGCTGCGGCAGGTCTGCTGTGATCCGGCCCTGGTCAAGACCGAGGCCGCACAGTCCGTCACTGACAGCGCCAAGCGCGCAAGATTGCGCGAACTTGTCAGCGAACTTGTCGCGGAAGGTCGCCGGGTGCTGATCTTCTCGCAATTCGTGGAGATGCTGCATCTGATCGAGCGCGATCTGACCGAGGCAGGAATTGCGTACCTGTCGCTGACCGGAAAGACGAGGAACCGCGCATCGGTGCTCGATGCATTCGCGAACGGAGGTGCGCCGGTCTTCCTCCTGAGCCTCAAGGCGGGCGGGGTTGGACTGACGCTTACCGAAGCCGACACCGTGATCCTCTATGATCCCTGGTGGAATCCGGCCGTCGAGCGTCAGGCTATGGACCGGACCCATCGGATCGGCCAAACCAAGCCCGTATTTGTCCATCGGCTCGTGGCGGCTGGCACAGTGGAAGAGAGAATTCTCGACATGCAGCAGCGCAAGCAAGCCTTGGCTGATGCCCTTTTCGAAGCTGAGAGCGACACAGCCCATACAGTGTTGGACGAGACCACACTGGAGGATTTGTTCGCGCCTCTCGGCGCTTGA
- a CDS encoding type II toxin-antitoxin system HipA family toxin, translating to MPTVRSYVFVYLAGEPVPAGLLTMTDEPRNKFATFAYGRRYLARPDRIPVDPVALPLHDPGTEVTFRTEEGFAVFGGIRDAAPDGWGQYLMYKAMGDRLPSEIDLILASGDYRVGALAFGPTPERPERITPWGTGDAPGERFTLEELAEAAERAQHVDELDENLRRLLTAGSSLGGARPKAATDIDGQPWIAKFQARNDTFPECRVELATMRLAAACGLDVPALDFQRVLERDIYLIERFDRVSHDNWLDRRPFASGLTMLGAHESEVSRYSYADLAAVLRQHGTQVRRDLHELFRRMVFNILVTNDDDHLRNHGFLFDGTGWRLSPLYDVVPKPQVGLDRRLVLGVGPQGRDATIPNALAGAAAFALSAEEALAIVEDMRARVAAGWEQQFKNAMVSAADRGRFATCFRLATEGR from the coding sequence ATGCCTACGGTCCGCAGCTATGTCTTCGTGTATCTCGCTGGCGAGCCCGTTCCAGCGGGGCTGCTGACAATGACTGACGAGCCGCGCAACAAGTTTGCGACCTTTGCCTATGGTCGCCGCTACCTCGCGCGCCCTGACCGCATCCCTGTCGATCCGGTGGCGCTGCCGTTGCATGATCCCGGCACTGAGGTGACATTCCGGACCGAAGAGGGCTTTGCTGTGTTCGGCGGGATCCGCGACGCGGCTCCCGATGGCTGGGGGCAGTACCTCATGTACAAGGCGATGGGTGACCGTCTGCCGAGCGAGATCGATCTGATCCTTGCCTCGGGCGATTACAGAGTGGGGGCACTCGCGTTCGGCCCCACGCCTGAGCGACCCGAGCGTATCACGCCGTGGGGCACAGGCGATGCGCCAGGCGAGCGCTTTACCTTGGAGGAACTAGCGGAAGCCGCTGAGCGCGCGCAGCACGTCGATGAGCTCGACGAGAACCTGCGCCGCCTGTTAACCGCCGGATCGTCGCTCGGCGGCGCGCGCCCCAAAGCGGCAACCGATATCGACGGACAGCCGTGGATCGCAAAGTTTCAGGCACGCAACGACACCTTCCCGGAATGCCGGGTTGAGCTGGCGACCATGCGTCTGGCGGCAGCATGCGGCCTCGACGTTCCTGCACTCGATTTCCAGCGCGTTCTTGAGCGCGACATCTACCTGATCGAGCGGTTCGACAGAGTGTCGCACGACAATTGGCTGGATCGACGGCCGTTCGCATCAGGCTTGACCATGCTCGGCGCGCACGAAAGCGAAGTCAGCCGATACAGCTATGCCGATCTTGCCGCCGTTCTGCGCCAGCACGGCACGCAGGTTCGCCGCGATCTCCATGAGCTGTTCCGCCGCATGGTGTTCAATATCCTCGTGACGAATGACGACGATCATTTGCGCAACCACGGCTTCCTGTTCGACGGCACAGGCTGGCGGCTTTCGCCCCTCTATGATGTCGTACCCAAACCACAGGTGGGACTTGATCGGCGTCTGGTTCTGGGTGTCGGGCCGCAAGGCAGGGACGCCACCATTCCCAATGCACTCGCAGGCGCAGCCGCTTTCGCGCTGAGCGCTGAGGAAGCCTTAGCCATCGTCGAGGACATGCGCGCACGGGTTGCTGCAGGTTGGGAGCAGCAGTTCAAGAACGCCATGGTCAGCGCGGCTGACCGCGGACGCTTTGCCACGTGCTTCCGCCTCGCCACCGAGGGCCGCTGA